The genomic segment GGTCTCGTTGGCATCGGCCGGGCGCACCATCGCCAGGTTCGGGATGGCCCGGTAGGCGGCCATGTGCTCGATCGGCTGGTGGGTGGGGCCGTCCTCACCGACGCCGACCGAGTCGTGCGTCCACACGAAGATGCTCGGGACACCCATCAGGGCGGCCAGGCGCACCGGCGGGCGCATGTAGTCGGCGAAGACGAAGAAGGTGCCGCCATAGCTGCGGGTGAGGCCGGACAGGTTGATGCCGTTGACCACACCGCCCATGGCGTGCTCGCGGATGCCGAAGTGCAGCGTGCGGCCGTAGGGGTTGCCCGTGAACTCCTTGGAGCTGCGCTCCTCCGGGAGGAAGGAGGGCTGGCCCTTCATGGTGGTGTTGTTCGAGCCGGCGAGGTCGGCGGAGCCGCCCCACAGTTCGGGCAACTGGTCGGCCAGGGCCGTCAGGACCTCGCCGGAGGCGGCGCGGGTGGACTTCTTGCCGGGCTCGAAGACCGGGAACTCGATGCCCTCCGGGAGCTTGCGCTCGGCGACGCGGGCCAGCAGTTCCGCCTTGTCCGCGTTGGCGGCCTTCCACGCCTCGAACTTCTGGTTCCACTCGTCGCGGGCCTGCTTGCCGCGTTCGGCGGCATTGGCGCGGGCGTGGTCGACGGCGGTCTGGTCCACGGCGAAGGGGCTGTCCTCGAAGCCGAGTTCCTTCTTGAGGGCGCCGATCTCCTCGGCGCCGATCTTGGCGCCGTGCACCGAGTGCTTGCCCTGCAGGTTGGGCAGCGGCCAGCCGATCACGGTGGTGAGCTTGATGAAGGAGGGCTTGTCCGTGACGGCCTTGGCGGCCTCGATCGCGGCGTACAGCTCCTCGACCTTCTCCTCGTACCTGGTGCCGCCATTGGTGAAGTCCACGTGCTGGACGTGCCAGCCGTAGGCCTCGTAACGGGCGGCGACGTCCTCGCTGAAGGCGATCTTGGTGTCGCCCTCGATGGAGATGCGGTTGTCGTCGTAGAACAGGATCAGGTTGCCCAGGTTCTGCGTGGCGGCCAGCGAGGAGGCCTCGGAGGAGACGCCCTCCTGCATGCAGCCGTCACCGGCGATGGAGTAGACGAAGCGGTCGAAGGGGCTCTGTCCGGCGGGAGCCTCGGGGTCGTACAGGCCACGCTCCTTGCGTGCGGCCATGGCCATGCCGACGGCCATCGAGATGCCGGCACCCAAGGGGCCGGTGGTGGCCTCGATGAACTTGGTGTGGTGGTACTCGGGGTGGCCGGGGGTCTTGGAGCCCCAGGTGCGCAGCTGCTTCAGGTCGTCGAGCTCCAGGTCACAGCCGGCCAGGTAGAGCTGGGTGTACTGGGTCAGCGACGAGTGACCGGCGCTCAGCACGAAGCGGTCGCGGCCCAGCCACAGCGAATCGGTCGGGTCCGTCTTCATGACCTTCTGGTACAACAGGTAGGCCAGGGGTGCCAGCGAGATGGCGGTGCCGGGGTGTCCGTTGCCGACCTTCTCCACGGCGTCGGCGGCGAGGATTCGCGCCACGTCAACGGCGCGAGCGTCCTGCTCGGTCCAGTTCAGGGTGTTGTTCACATTTGCCTCTCGTGCGTCAGTGCTGTCCGTAGACATTCTGGTATCGATCGTAGAGCCCGTCCACGAGGGAGGGATCAAGGGCTTGCACGTTCTTGCCACCGTCCTGCCCCTCACGGGCGATCTGGACGGTGCGTGCGACTTCTTCGCACATCACGGCGGCCTTGACCGCCTGGCGGGCATCGGCCCCGATGGTGAAGGGACCGTGGTTGGCCATCAGGACTGCCGGGGAGCGGTGTCCGTCCAACACCTCGACGATACCGCGCCCGATGGAGTCGTCGCCGATCACGGCCACCGGCCCGACGGGAATCTCGCCGCCGAACTCGTCGGCCATCATCGTCAGGACGCAAGGGATGGGCTCGCGCCGAGCCGCCCAGGCCGTCGCATAGGTGGAATGGGTGTGCACCACTCCCCCGACCCGGTCCATGTGGGCGTAGACATAGGCGTGGGCGGCGGTGTCCGAGGACGGTGTCAGCCGCTCGGGTGTGCCGTCGACGATCTTGCGCCCCTGGAGGTCACAGACCACCATCCGCTCCGGCGACAGGTCGTCGTAGCTGACGCCCGACGGCTTGATCACCATCAGGTCGGTCCCGATCTGCTCGGCGCACCGGACCCGGGCGGAGACATTTCCCGCCGTCCACACCACCAGCCCCCAGCGGGGCAGTTCCGCGTGCAGGGCCGAGACCTCGGCCCTGCACACGGCAACCTGCTCCTGGACCTCGACGGGTAGTTCGTCGAGCACCAGCATGTTCTTCCTTTCGTTCCCCGAGCCTGTCGAGGGGTCAGGCGACCGGGTAGTAGTCCGTGCCGCCGCCGGCGATCTGCTCCCGGGTGGTGTCGAGGTCCTCGTAACGGCCCTCGTGCTTGGCGGCGCGGCGCTTCACACCGTCGCGACGCATGTCCTTGAGGCGGTAGAGCAGGCTGCTGCCACCACGGCCGAAGACGTCGTGCAGCAGGGTGTACTCGTAGAAGAGCTTGTCGTACAGCGCGCTGGCCTCCGGATTCGGGAGATAGGCGTTCTCCTGGCGTGCACCCATCGCCATCGAGGCGGCCTTGACGTCCGGGTAGACACCCGCGGCGACGGCGGCGAAGACGGCCGAGCCCAGGGCACCGGGCTGGGTGGTCAGGCCCACCGAGATCGGCAGCTTGCACACGTCGGCGTACATCTGCATCAGGAACTTGTTCTTGATCAGGCCGCCGGCGGCGACGATCTCCGTGATCTCCACGCCATTCTTCGCAAAGGTCTCGATGATGGTGCGGGCACCGAAGGCGGTTGCCTCCAGCAGCGCGCGGTAGGTGTCCTCCGGTCGGGTGCCCAGGGTCTGGCCCACCACCAGTGCCGACAGGTTCGGGTCATTGAGCACCGAACGGTTGCCGTTGTGCCAGTCCAGCGCCACCAGTCCGTGCTCGCCGATCTCCTGGTCGGCGGCCAGGCGCGTCAGCCAGTCGTGGATGCTGACCCCCGCGGCCTCGGCGTCGCGGTAGTAGCCCGCGTTGACACTGGTGTTGACGAACCAGGCGAAGATGTCGCCCACGGCGGTCTGGCCGCACTCGAAGGCCCACAGTCCGTCGACTATGCCGCCGTCGACGACGCCGAACATGCCGGGAACCTCCTTGAGCTCATTGCCCAGCACGATGTGGCAGCTGGAGGTACCCATGATGGCGGTCATCTGCCCGGCCTCGACGGCCTGCACCGCGGCGGCGGTGACGTGGGCGTCGATGTTGCCGACGGCCACGCTGATCCCCTCCGGCAGGCCCATCCAACCGGCGGCCTCCGCGGTCAACTTGCCGGCCTCGGCGCCCAGCGGCAGCACCTCGCCGGGCATCTTCTCCTCGAAGACACCCCCGAAGGCCGGGTTCAGCTGCTCGAGGTATTCGCGGCTGGGGTACTTGCCGTCCTGGAAGTTGCGCTTGTAGCCCGAGTCGCCGGCCGCGTAGACCTCATTGCCGGTCATCCGGAAGGTGATCCAGTCCAGCGCGTTGAAGAAGCGCTCGGTGGCCTGGTAGACCTCGGGATCCTTCTCCAGGGTCTCCAGCACCTTGGGCAGCAGCATCTCGGCGGACAGGGTGCCGCCGTAGCGGGCCAGCCAGTCCTCATTGCGCTGTTTGGCGACCTCGACGATCCGCTCGGCCTGTTCGAAGGCGCCGTGGTGCTTCCACAGCTTCACATAGGCGTGCGGGCGGTTCTTGAACTCGGGCAGCTCGCACAGCGGGGTGCCGTCAGCCTTGGCAGCCACCACGGTGGCAGAGGTGAAGTCGATGCCGATGCCGACGATCTGCGACGGGTCCACCCCGGCGCTCTTGATCGCCTCGGGCACTGCGGTCTGGAGCACCTCGATGTAGTCGGCGGGCACCTGCAGCGCGAAGTCCGGCGGCAGCGCCTGGCCGTCGCCGGCCGTCAGGCCGCGGTCCATCACCTGGTGGGTGTAGTCCTTCACACCGTGACCGAGTTCCTGACCGTCGGCGACGCTGACGACGGCCGCACGGCCGCTCAGCGTGCCGAAGTCGATTCCGACCACGTACTTGTCGTTGCTCATGGGTTTGTCCTTCGAGGCATTGGATCTGTTGTCAGCGGGTCGTTCAGGCCTTGGCGGCTTCGTGGTCCACCAGGTCATGGGTCATGGACTGCATCTGCGGGTAGCTGTCGCAGTACTTGTCGACGTAGTACTGGTACTCCTCGTGACGGGCCTGGTCGGGCTCGATCTGGTCCAGGGTGTGCACCATGT from the Luteococcus japonicus genome contains:
- the tkt gene encoding transketolase — encoded protein: MNNTLNWTEQDARAVDVARILAADAVEKVGNGHPGTAISLAPLAYLLYQKVMKTDPTDSLWLGRDRFVLSAGHSSLTQYTQLYLAGCDLELDDLKQLRTWGSKTPGHPEYHHTKFIEATTGPLGAGISMAVGMAMAARKERGLYDPEAPAGQSPFDRFVYSIAGDGCMQEGVSSEASSLAATQNLGNLILFYDDNRISIEGDTKIAFSEDVAARYEAYGWHVQHVDFTNGGTRYEEKVEELYAAIEAAKAVTDKPSFIKLTTVIGWPLPNLQGKHSVHGAKIGAEEIGALKKELGFEDSPFAVDQTAVDHARANAAERGKQARDEWNQKFEAWKAANADKAELLARVAERKLPEGIEFPVFEPGKKSTRAASGEVLTALADQLPELWGGSADLAGSNNTTMKGQPSFLPEERSSKEFTGNPYGRTLHFGIREHAMGGVVNGINLSGLTRSYGGTFFVFADYMRPPVRLAALMGVPSIFVWTHDSVGVGEDGPTHQPIEHMAAYRAIPNLAMVRPADANETSYAWKGALLHTDQPSGLVLSRQDLPIVERGEGACASAEGVLKGAYVLKDAANGTPQLILIATGSEVALAVEAQKVLEEQGVATRVVSMPCQEWFDEQDDAYKESVLPKAVTKRVSIEAGIAQGWTKYVGFEGDSVSIETFGASASGNVMFEKLGFTVDNVVETAKKVLG
- a CDS encoding L-ribulose-5-phosphate 4-epimerase codes for the protein MLVLDELPVEVQEQVAVCRAEVSALHAELPRWGLVVWTAGNVSARVRCAEQIGTDLMVIKPSGVSYDDLSPERMVVCDLQGRKIVDGTPERLTPSSDTAAHAYVYAHMDRVGGVVHTHSTYATAWAARREPIPCVLTMMADEFGGEIPVGPVAVIGDDSIGRGIVEVLDGHRSPAVLMANHGPFTIGADARQAVKAAVMCEEVARTVQIAREGQDGGKNVQALDPSLVDGLYDRYQNVYGQH
- a CDS encoding ribulokinase — encoded protein: MSNDKYVVGIDFGTLSGRAAVVSVADGQELGHGVKDYTHQVMDRGLTAGDGQALPPDFALQVPADYIEVLQTAVPEAIKSAGVDPSQIVGIGIDFTSATVVAAKADGTPLCELPEFKNRPHAYVKLWKHHGAFEQAERIVEVAKQRNEDWLARYGGTLSAEMLLPKVLETLEKDPEVYQATERFFNALDWITFRMTGNEVYAAGDSGYKRNFQDGKYPSREYLEQLNPAFGGVFEEKMPGEVLPLGAEAGKLTAEAAGWMGLPEGISVAVGNIDAHVTAAAVQAVEAGQMTAIMGTSSCHIVLGNELKEVPGMFGVVDGGIVDGLWAFECGQTAVGDIFAWFVNTSVNAGYYRDAEAAGVSIHDWLTRLAADQEIGEHGLVALDWHNGNRSVLNDPNLSALVVGQTLGTRPEDTYRALLEATAFGARTIIETFAKNGVEITEIVAAGGLIKNKFLMQMYADVCKLPISVGLTTQPGALGSAVFAAVAAGVYPDVKAASMAMGARQENAYLPNPEASALYDKLFYEYTLLHDVFGRGGSSLLYRLKDMRRDGVKRRAAKHEGRYEDLDTTREQIAGGGTDYYPVA